In Melitaea cinxia chromosome 4, ilMelCinx1.1, whole genome shotgun sequence, a single genomic region encodes these proteins:
- the LOC123670227 gene encoding transmembrane protein 41 homolog gives MSAINRRNNDRAPLAQDKQNSENPIKTGLSTSKSLVLVVIIFISSLIGLGLLYSQFPELEEHEKQHIKLPWDLEDAKQLGLVLDRYKDKYFYEVLLGVFLVYIFLQTFAIPGSIFLSILSGFLFPFHLALILVCCCSAIGASLCFFLSNLLGKKLVRRFFPERAAQWSKAVSKHKNNLLNYIIFLRVTPFLPNWFINMSAPVIGVPLTPFALGTFIGVAPPSFVAIQAGQTLHTLTSTSDAWSWTSITILSIFALISLVPVLLKQKLREKFD, from the exons ATGAGTGCAATTAATCGAAGAAATAATGATCGTGCCCCTTTGGCTCAAG ACAAACAAAACTCAGAAAATCCAATCAAAACAGGACTGTCAACATCAAAGTCTCTTGTTTtagttgttataatttttatttcatctctAATAGGCTTAGGACTATTATATTCACAATTTCCTGAATTAGAAGA acATGAGAAACAGCATATAAAATTACCTTGGGACCTAGAAGATGCCAAGCAATTGGGTCTCGTTTTAGACAGATACAAAGACAAGTATTTCTATGAAGTATTACTGGGagtatttttagtttatatatt TTTGCAAACATTTGCAATTCCTGGTTCAATATTCCTGAGTATATTATCAGGATTTTTGTTCCCTTTTCATTTAGCACTAATATTAGTTTGTTGCTGCTCTGCAATTGGAGCCAgtttatgtttctttttatcCAATCTCTTGGGAAAGAAACTAGTCCGGCGATTCTTCCCAGAAAGAGCAGCACAATGGTCGAAGGCTGTttcaaaacacaaaaataacttgctcaactatattatatttttgaggGTCACTCCATTTTTACCAAACTGGTTTATTAATATGTCTGCACCTGTTATCGGTGTGCCCCTAACACCATTTGCTTTAGGAACATTCATTG GTGTAGCTCCACCGTCTTTTGTAGCAATACAAGCTGGACAAACTCTCCATACATTGACATCAACAAGTGATGCTTGGTCGTGGACATCCATCACCATTCTTAGCATTTTTGCACTTATCTCTCTAGTCCCAGTACTATTGAAGCAGAAGCTAAGAGAAAAGTTtgattaa
- the LOC123670068 gene encoding uncharacterized protein LOC123670068, whose protein sequence is MNNKELLQEYSESIRSLKKECAKAGISDEEFKEMYFESIKDVDNLVNENQSFLKKYKFIITCFFIVLFVAYNFKSIYSCFLCNVQEYIYPGYRLLRKISIPFLSLFPSLTDLYQETCLIQNPFFTVVDMDCWPCSSVNNIGEVFNPQPVHKQQIAPFIYKTDQPEIDINALKTLYIKNKDVFDSENSKVLTNNKYYQTPKDIFDSEILKEQLYIWKLNHFNAARTLRQIIARPKIVPKFGQSTERFIIIDSKHDTFHIPDTECNFTFLLVLSGTRIIDLQPAEECKYQCKSFKMELKKSYLLWYNWWYWRPTVPASRSNETFIAHVGSYC, encoded by the exons ATGAATAATAAAGAACTGTTACAAGAATATTCAGAATCGATAAgaagtttaaaaaaggaatgCGCAAAAGCTGGTATAAGCGATGAAGAGtttaaagaaatgtattttGAAAGTATTAAAGACGTTGATAATTTAGTGAATGAGAACCAAAGTTTTTTGAAGaagtacaaatttattataacgtgcttttttatagttttatttgtagCATATAATTTTAAGTCTATATACAGCTGTTTCCTATGTAATGTACAAGAATATATTTACCCAGGATATAGGTTATTAAGAAAAATTTCTATTCcttttttgtcattatttcCTTCATTGACTG attTATATCAAGAAACATGTCTGATACAAAATCCTTTTTTCACCGTGGTGGATATGGACTGCTGGCCTTGCAGTTCAGTGAATAATATTGGTGAAGTATTCAATCCCCAACCAGTTCATAAACAACAGATTGCACCTTTTATTTATAAG aCAGACCAACCAGAAATTGATATAAATGCATTAAAaactttgtatattaaaaacaaagatgtaTTTGATAGTGAAAATTCTAAAGTTCTCACAAATAATAAGTACTATCAAACTCCTAAAGACATTTTTGATTcagaaatattaaaagaacaaCTTTACATTTG GAAACTAAATCATTTTAATGCTGCAAGGACATTACGTCAAATCATTGCAAGGCCCAAAATAGTTCCTAAATTTGGTCAAAGCACAGAAAGATTTATCATAATAGATTCTAAACATGATACTTTTCACATACCTGATACAGAATGCAATTTCACTTTCCTGCTTGTTCTAAGTGGTACTAGAATTATTGACTTACAACCCGCTGAAGAATGCAAATATCAATGTAAATCATTTAAAATGGAGTTAAAGAAAtcttatttat TGTGGTATAATTGGTGGTATTGGAGGCCCACAGTTCCAGCATCAAGAAGTAATGAAACTTTCATAGCTCATGTCGGCTcatattgttaa